In Lysinibacillus sp. FSL M8-0337, the following proteins share a genomic window:
- a CDS encoding QueT transporter family protein, which produces MNTSIVKDSPRTSVRELTKVALVAALYVAVTVLLSVISFGAVQLRLSEMFNYLALYNKRYVVAVTLGVVLANFMSPTWILDVPIGGIATFLVLILCRMVTKNMKQDSWKMVITAVIFALSMFTVAGQLTILYDLPFWATWFTVGVGELLSMTVGGVTIYLLNKKIDLSK; this is translated from the coding sequence TTGAATACATCTATTGTAAAAGATTCACCGCGTACTTCTGTAAGGGAACTTACAAAAGTAGCACTTGTTGCAGCCTTGTATGTGGCTGTAACTGTATTGTTATCAGTGATTAGCTTTGGAGCAGTGCAGCTACGTTTGTCGGAGATGTTCAATTATTTGGCGCTGTACAATAAGCGGTATGTAGTTGCAGTAACCCTAGGTGTTGTACTAGCAAATTTTATGTCACCGACTTGGATTCTTGATGTGCCTATCGGCGGAATTGCAACATTTCTAGTATTAATTCTTTGCCGAATGGTAACTAAAAATATGAAGCAGGATAGTTGGAAAATGGTCATCACAGCAGTGATTTTTGCACTATCGATGTTTACTGTTGCAGGCCAGTTAACGATACTGTATGATCTACCATTTTGGGCGACATGGTTTACGGTTGGCGTCGGAGAATTATTATCGATGACTGTTGGTGGCGTGACCATTTACTTATTAAATAAAAAAATAGATTTATCCAAATAG
- a CDS encoding ECF transporter S component: MQKSISYSHSRTFDLILSAMLIALVFVATLTLNIKLPIKANGGLVHLGTGMLFIASILFGPKKGAIAGAIGMGLFDVVSGWTLWAPITIVARGLQGYIVGKIAWSNGRKGNSIAFNVLAMIISVPFMVAVYYVGEGILYANWVAPLTSIPGDLVQNVLGMIVAIPVCILLRKTPIFNK, from the coding sequence ATGCAAAAATCAATAAGCTATTCACATTCACGCACTTTTGACCTCATTCTATCAGCCATGTTAATTGCACTTGTGTTTGTAGCAACACTCACATTGAATATTAAACTACCTATTAAAGCAAATGGTGGATTGGTTCATCTTGGTACAGGTATGCTCTTTATCGCATCTATTCTTTTTGGCCCTAAAAAAGGTGCCATTGCAGGTGCAATAGGCATGGGTTTATTTGACGTTGTATCTGGTTGGACATTGTGGGCACCTATTACAATCGTCGCTCGTGGCTTACAAGGCTATATCGTAGGGAAAATCGCTTGGTCGAACGGTCGCAAAGGAAACAGCATTGCCTTTAATGTTCTAGCTATGATTATTTCTGTTCCATTTATGGTAGCCGTTTATTACGTTGGGGAAGGTATTTTATATGCCAATTGGGTTGCACCATTGACTTCTATTCCTGGAGACTTAGTTCAAAATGTTTTAGGAATGATCGTGGCAATACCGGTTTGTATTCTCTTAAGAAAAACACCGATTTTCAACAAATAA
- a CDS encoding transcriptional regulator SplA domain-containing protein — translation MQQQSYNAGDIVYIFYRNPHIQDVANIQEAAVVNNPENPNELALFLFETYYPLTNDFVIFSSEMDAEQAYHQYFH, via the coding sequence ATGCAACAGCAATCATATAATGCAGGGGATATTGTTTATATCTTTTACCGCAATCCACATATTCAAGATGTCGCAAATATACAGGAAGCGGCAGTTGTTAACAATCCAGAAAATCCAAATGAATTGGCGTTATTTCTTTTTGAAACTTACTATCCGTTAACGAATGACTTTGTTATTTTTTCAAGTGAGATGGATGCGGAGCAAGCGTATCATCAATATTTTCATTGA
- the splB gene encoding spore photoproduct lyase: MRKPFTPQLVYFEPDALDYPLGQELKEKFEQMGVEIRYTTSHNQVRNLPGDNDLQKYRIAKSTLVVGIRKTLKFDTSKPSAEYAIPFATGCMGHCHYCYLQTTMGSKPYIRTYVNVEEILEAADNYMAERAPEITRFEASCTSDIVGIDHLTHTLKRAIEHFGQSEFGLLRFVTKFHYVDHLLDAKHNGKTRFRFSVNADYVIKNFEPGTSPLDKRIEAAGKVARAGYPLGFIVAPIYLHEGWEEGYYHMFERLDAELPHDVRDDITFEFIQHRFTKPAKKVIEKNYPMTKLELDETARRYKWGKYGIGKYIYQKEEEEDIKEHLYSYMKKFFPNAKLEYFT, encoded by the coding sequence ATGCGAAAACCATTTACACCTCAGCTCGTTTATTTTGAACCTGATGCGCTCGACTATCCGCTTGGACAAGAACTAAAAGAGAAGTTTGAACAAATGGGCGTAGAAATTCGTTATACTACATCTCATAATCAGGTGCGCAATCTTCCTGGAGACAATGATTTGCAAAAGTATCGGATTGCCAAGTCAACGCTCGTCGTGGGTATTCGAAAAACATTAAAATTTGATACATCTAAACCGTCAGCAGAATATGCTATTCCTTTTGCCACTGGATGTATGGGGCATTGTCATTATTGTTATTTGCAAACAACGATGGGCAGCAAGCCTTATATTCGCACATATGTCAATGTTGAGGAAATACTTGAAGCTGCAGACAACTATATGGCAGAACGAGCACCTGAAATTACGCGCTTTGAAGCATCGTGTACATCAGATATTGTTGGAATTGATCACTTAACACATACGTTAAAAAGAGCGATTGAGCATTTTGGACAAAGTGAGTTTGGTTTACTGCGATTTGTAACGAAATTCCATTATGTGGACCATTTATTAGATGCCAAACATAATGGCAAGACAAGATTTCGTTTTAGTGTGAATGCGGACTATGTGATTAAAAACTTTGAGCCAGGCACATCACCTTTAGATAAGCGCATTGAAGCGGCTGGAAAAGTAGCGAGAGCAGGCTATCCACTAGGCTTTATTGTCGCGCCCATTTACCTGCACGAAGGTTGGGAGGAAGGCTATTATCATATGTTTGAGCGTCTAGATGCGGAATTGCCCCATGATGTAAGGGACGATATTACCTTTGAATTTATTCAACATCGCTTTACAAAGCCTGCGAAAAAAGTAATAGAAAAAAACTATCCGATGACAAAATTAGAATTGGATGAAACTGCGAGAAGATACAAGTGGGGGAAATATGGGATTGGTAAATATATTTATCAAAAAGAAGAAGAGGAAGACATAAAAGAACATCTTTATAGTTATATGAAAAAATTTTTCCCCAATGCGAAACTAGAGTATTTTACGTAA
- a CDS encoding arginine deiminase family protein, which translates to MMSFQPSCWSEHGELTAVMLCAPSKFDVPDLKMAENVQWSAAVSHTQAMENFMELTDTLQQAGVHVIDYATHLLADAQHLSEQLLNRYFVRDLACVFGNRMLPGAAGSSIRRPEYGHAHTLLQKWFPQHFMPAKESSYVLEFGDVMVLNRDAVLINIGVRTTRQGVEQIKDSIFEAGFSEIGIIDLPRSSDTLHLDMNCNIANNDVVIAKSFMRYFPIQVITPSATRFDMTEQFFNRHGFELYWLETYNTIPDINFLNLNPETLLVSKKATKQHFKKHPKLQKKNIVEIDVTELEKGGGGIRCMTLPLVRK; encoded by the coding sequence ATGATGTCATTTCAACCAAGCTGTTGGTCGGAGCACGGAGAGCTTACTGCGGTTATGCTTTGTGCGCCTTCCAAATTTGATGTACCCGATTTAAAAATGGCAGAAAATGTACAATGGAGTGCGGCTGTTTCACATACTCAAGCAATGGAAAATTTTATGGAGTTGACAGATACTTTACAACAGGCAGGCGTGCACGTAATAGATTACGCAACACATCTATTAGCAGATGCTCAGCACCTTAGCGAACAACTTCTAAATCGTTATTTTGTGCGTGACCTGGCATGTGTATTTGGTAACCGAATGTTACCAGGTGCAGCGGGTAGCTCGATTAGACGACCTGAATATGGACATGCACACACATTACTTCAGAAATGGTTTCCGCAACACTTTATGCCCGCTAAGGAAAGTAGCTATGTATTAGAGTTTGGAGATGTGATGGTGTTAAATCGTGATGCTGTACTTATTAATATAGGTGTAAGAACGACAAGGCAAGGTGTAGAGCAGATAAAAGATAGTATTTTTGAAGCAGGTTTCTCTGAAATAGGCATTATTGATTTGCCTCGAAGCTCGGATACACTGCATTTGGATATGAATTGTAATATTGCCAACAACGATGTCGTAATAGCGAAAAGTTTTATGCGTTATTTTCCTATCCAAGTAATTACACCAAGTGCGACTCGTTTTGATATGACCGAACAATTTTTCAATCGTCATGGGTTTGAGTTGTATTGGTTAGAAACATATAACACCATTCCTGATATCAATTTTTTAAATCTCAATCCCGAAACATTGTTAGTCAGTAAAAAAGCGACGAAACAGCATTTTAAAAAGCATCCAAAATTACAAAAGAAAAATATTGTGGAAATTGACGTGACAGAGCTTGAAAAAGGCGGTGGTGGTATTCGCTGTATGACATTACCATTGGTGCGAAAATAG
- a CDS encoding amino acid permease: MESKTSKGQMSWWQLSLLGVGCTLGTGFFLGTSMAIAKSGPAVLIPFILAAIGTYIVYDALVHMSVANPDKGSFRTYAKQAFGNWAGFSNGWVYLISELLIMGSQLMALGIFTRFWFPSIPLWITAAGFGALGLLIILTGMKGFEKFQNVFGAMKAAAVVMFIVVAAILMIKGMNSEPKQVDGIIANFQGFFSEGVKGVWLGLLYAFFAFGGIEVMGLLVIDLKDPQQAPKAGKVMIIILTTIYVIALVCALALVYWASFTIDESPFITALANFNIPFFADIITGILIIAGFSTMVASLYAVVTILTALAEDHDAPALLAKKGKMKVPLPAFLFLTGGLIITITIGFLTPEKIFEYLITAAGLMLIYNWLFILVTYAKLMTLTKWQHVKNMVGMLLIAVTVSGTLGEKTSRLGFYISLLFLVIIALATLFVMKKRSHHRSV, encoded by the coding sequence ATGGAGTCAAAAACAAGCAAAGGCCAAATGTCTTGGTGGCAGTTGTCCCTGTTAGGTGTAGGGTGTACGTTAGGGACAGGTTTTTTTCTCGGAACAAGCATGGCCATTGCAAAGAGTGGACCTGCTGTTTTAATTCCATTTATTTTAGCAGCCATTGGTACGTACATTGTCTATGATGCGCTCGTGCATATGTCTGTTGCCAATCCTGACAAAGGATCATTTCGTACGTATGCAAAACAAGCTTTTGGCAATTGGGCAGGTTTTAGTAATGGTTGGGTCTATTTAATTTCTGAACTATTAATTATGGGGAGCCAATTAATGGCATTAGGTATTTTCACGCGTTTTTGGTTTCCTAGCATACCACTATGGATCACCGCAGCAGGTTTTGGTGCACTTGGCTTGCTCATTATACTGACGGGCATGAAGGGCTTTGAAAAATTTCAAAATGTATTTGGGGCAATGAAAGCCGCTGCTGTTGTAATGTTTATTGTAGTTGCCGCTATCCTAATGATAAAGGGGATGAATAGTGAGCCAAAACAAGTAGATGGTATTATAGCAAACTTTCAAGGCTTCTTTTCGGAAGGAGTAAAGGGCGTTTGGCTTGGTTTACTCTATGCATTTTTTGCTTTTGGTGGCATAGAGGTGATGGGGCTTCTCGTAATCGATTTAAAAGATCCCCAGCAGGCACCAAAAGCCGGAAAAGTAATGATTATCATCCTTACTACGATTTACGTAATTGCACTAGTCTGTGCCCTTGCATTAGTATATTGGGCATCATTCACAATAGACGAAAGCCCGTTTATTACTGCCCTTGCAAATTTTAATATCCCATTTTTTGCGGATATAATAACCGGTATTTTAATTATCGCGGGATTTTCTACAATGGTTGCATCCTTGTATGCTGTTGTCACTATTTTAACGGCTTTAGCTGAAGATCATGATGCACCAGCGTTATTAGCGAAAAAAGGAAAAATGAAAGTACCGTTACCAGCCTTTCTGTTCCTTACGGGTGGTTTAATTATCACCATTACAATCGGCTTCCTAACTCCAGAAAAGATTTTTGAATACTTAATAACGGCAGCGGGATTAATGTTAATTTATAATTGGCTTTTTATTTTAGTAACCTATGCAAAACTTATGACATTAACGAAGTGGCAACATGTAAAAAATATGGTTGGGATGCTGCTAATTGCGGTAACTGTTTCTGGCACGTTAGGTGAAAAAACAAGCAGACTCGGTTTTTACATAAGCTTACTGTTCCTAGTCATCATTGCACTGGCAACTTTATTTGTTATGAAAAAACGGAGCCACCATCGCTCCGTTTAA
- a CDS encoding YqcI/YcgG family protein — protein sequence MGAVFDKIWLEQHLASLPLWQQTAFQDFASMVADDANAFPCIPARTGFISNQLRYSFVGDPRELQSAKDLANCLKEYGDCARSAGKYTSHAIFFETPKDMLENYDVEDYRALFWSVLNHVTAFDEKEWPSEIPVNPSNHTWEFCFNGEPYFVFCATPAHQLRKSRQFSTLLMAFQPRWVFEDINDTTMLGQKLKKLIRKRIEQYDAIPEHPDLKWYGQKDNYEWKQYFLSDDEHSPAQCPFVRGNLSFTLPQQRKN from the coding sequence GTGGGAGCAGTTTTTGATAAAATTTGGCTTGAACAGCATTTGGCTTCCCTTCCCTTATGGCAACAGACGGCATTTCAAGATTTTGCTTCAATGGTTGCAGATGATGCAAATGCATTCCCTTGTATTCCTGCGCGCACAGGGTTTATTTCAAATCAACTCCGCTATAGTTTCGTTGGCGATCCCCGAGAGTTACAATCAGCTAAAGATTTGGCAAATTGCTTAAAGGAGTATGGTGACTGTGCTCGATCTGCTGGGAAATATACTTCGCACGCCATTTTCTTTGAGACGCCAAAAGATATGCTTGAAAATTATGATGTAGAAGATTACAGAGCTTTATTTTGGAGCGTGCTAAATCATGTAACTGCCTTTGACGAAAAAGAATGGCCTAGTGAAATCCCCGTAAATCCGTCTAATCATACATGGGAATTTTGTTTTAATGGGGAGCCTTATTTTGTCTTTTGCGCAACACCTGCCCATCAATTGCGTAAAAGCCGCCAGTTTTCAACTTTACTGATGGCCTTTCAGCCACGCTGGGTCTTTGAAGATATAAATGACACGACCATGCTAGGCCAAAAACTAAAAAAGTTAATACGAAAGCGTATCGAACAATATGATGCTATTCCAGAACACCCTGACTTAAAATGGTATGGGCAAAAAGATAATTATGAATGGAAGCAATACTTTTTAAGTGATGATGAACATAGCCCTGCCCAATGTCCGTTTGTAAGAGGAAATTTATCATTCACTTTGCCACAACAACGAAAAAATTAA
- a CDS encoding MarR family transcriptional regulator, which produces MDKNALFNQFVTFTAAVHQVTSDLTQNINTDAITPVQYKILEYLKVSQPVTITEISDCHHMSLPNTSRELKKLQEKNLIEKISDIADRRKFFVRLSADGEQMMHEAFARIEERFQQLIQHVPEEDLEEIKHALDILQQKVFKQEDRL; this is translated from the coding sequence TTGGACAAGAATGCATTATTCAATCAATTTGTTACGTTTACCGCAGCCGTCCACCAAGTAACAAGTGACTTAACACAAAACATTAATACGGATGCTATTACGCCTGTTCAATACAAAATTTTAGAGTATTTAAAAGTAAGCCAACCTGTTACGATTACCGAAATTAGTGATTGTCATCATATGTCGTTACCCAATACAAGTCGCGAGCTTAAGAAACTTCAAGAAAAAAATTTAATTGAAAAAATAAGTGATATAGCGGATCGTCGTAAATTTTTTGTACGTCTATCAGCAGATGGTGAACAAATGATGCATGAAGCGTTTGCCCGAATCGAAGAACGCTTTCAACAGCTCATTCAACATGTTCCAGAAGAAGATTTAGAGGAAATCAAACACGCTTTGGATATTTTGCAACAGAAGGTTTTTAAACAAGAAGATAGGCTTTAA
- a CDS encoding NAD(P)H-dependent oxidoreductase — protein sequence MNTLVIYTYPNHQSLNYAFLQQVLKGCNENPYITELQVLDLYEEKFDPILHFHEHKRRRDMYREPNLEKYREQLKWADQIVFIYPIWWGRPPAMLLGYIDQLFASNFAYRDKKGLFPEGLLKGKSVVCVSTMKGPTNYPLFWLNNAHKVLMRKALFNFVGIKKVKFFEFGNMESKKGGQQKKLEKVYQYFRQCQSPKQF from the coding sequence ATGAACACGTTAGTCATTTATACGTATCCAAATCATCAAAGTTTGAATTATGCTTTTTTACAGCAAGTCCTTAAAGGCTGTAATGAAAATCCGTACATAACCGAATTACAAGTGTTAGATTTATATGAGGAAAAATTTGATCCAATTTTACATTTTCACGAACATAAACGAAGACGTGATATGTATCGCGAGCCTAACTTAGAGAAATATAGAGAACAACTTAAATGGGCAGATCAGATTGTTTTTATCTATCCAATTTGGTGGGGAAGACCGCCCGCAATGCTTTTAGGGTATATCGATCAACTATTTGCCTCTAATTTTGCTTATAGAGATAAAAAAGGCTTGTTTCCAGAAGGACTGTTAAAAGGGAAGTCTGTTGTCTGTGTGTCCACAATGAAAGGTCCGACAAATTATCCGCTCTTTTGGTTGAATAATGCGCATAAAGTGTTAATGCGAAAAGCATTGTTTAATTTTGTAGGAATTAAAAAGGTGAAGTTTTTTGAATTTGGCAATATGGAAAGTAAAAAGGGAGGGCAACAAAAAAAGTTAGAAAAAGTCTATCAGTATTTTAGGCAGTGCCAGTCACCCAAACAATTCTGA
- a CDS encoding multicopper oxidase has protein sequence MNKKINPADPTTIPKFVDALPKPITAKPKFSSRHPKKDYYELQMMEAEHSFHKNFPKSTIWGYNGLYPGPTIEASKDKTIYVKYKNQLPTKHFLPVDFTLHAANDSQEVRTVTHLHGANVDWESDGHPEAWYTRDYTYTGPKFNKEIHEYTNHQAGTTLWYHDHAMALTRLNVYAGLAGFYLLRDSIEERSNLPCGDYEYPLLIADKSFNEDGSLFYPEGPPFPVPVNPSITPGFVGNTIVVNGKVWPYLNVEPRKYRFRLLNGSNRRGYVISLSNEQPMIQLGTDGGFLTAPNKIYSVELLPAERTDVIIDFSTCEGQEITLMNGDTDFFDEHTSVIMKFNVNCPLRCADTSEVPVRLAMSMDLHPHHAHIERNLPLSATTDDFGRPMLLLNDRMYHDPATEKPALDSIEVWNFINATPFIHPIHLHLIQFKILERRPFDVELYQNEGRLAFTGPAEEPRDYERGWKDTVKADAGKVTKIIMHWKDHIGNYMWHCHFLEHEDHDMMRPILVMKDVHPVSEPHVEIAHVTESHSTTATTISNHSDTTTPLLNNAQSITATTEPTQQASIMANKQLSVTKETATHVATHTQNVSQFVPQPIYPSKTSQTQPHTANRWRRRRS, from the coding sequence TTGAATAAAAAAATCAATCCTGCTGACCCAACAACAATTCCTAAATTTGTAGATGCTTTACCGAAACCGATTACCGCAAAACCAAAATTCAGTAGCAGACATCCGAAGAAAGATTATTATGAGTTGCAGATGATGGAAGCGGAGCATAGTTTTCATAAAAACTTTCCAAAATCCACGATTTGGGGATATAACGGGCTTTATCCAGGACCGACCATTGAGGCTTCAAAGGATAAAACAATCTATGTCAAATATAAAAATCAATTGCCGACCAAGCATTTTTTGCCAGTCGATTTCACTCTTCATGCAGCTAATGACTCCCAAGAGGTACGAACAGTAACCCACCTTCACGGTGCCAATGTAGATTGGGAAAGCGATGGACATCCTGAAGCTTGGTATACAAGGGACTATACGTATACAGGTCCTAAATTTAATAAAGAAATACATGAATATACGAACCATCAAGCAGGTACAACTTTGTGGTATCATGATCACGCAATGGCTTTAACGCGCCTAAATGTTTACGCTGGACTTGCAGGTTTTTACCTGCTTCGAGACTCTATAGAAGAACGTTCAAACTTACCATGTGGCGATTATGAATATCCGTTATTAATTGCTGATAAATCCTTTAATGAAGATGGCTCACTGTTCTATCCTGAAGGTCCTCCATTCCCAGTGCCGGTGAATCCATCCATTACACCTGGATTTGTTGGGAATACAATCGTTGTTAATGGTAAAGTATGGCCTTATTTGAATGTGGAACCTCGCAAATATCGTTTTCGTTTGTTAAACGGTTCAAATCGAAGAGGCTACGTTATAAGCCTATCCAACGAGCAGCCAATGATTCAGCTTGGCACAGATGGTGGCTTTTTAACTGCCCCAAATAAAATTTACTCGGTTGAATTATTGCCAGCTGAGCGAACAGATGTCATCATTGACTTTTCAACATGTGAAGGTCAAGAAATCACTTTAATGAACGGTGATACCGATTTTTTTGATGAGCATACTAGCGTCATTATGAAGTTTAACGTAAATTGCCCACTTCGATGTGCGGATACGAGTGAAGTGCCTGTAAGACTTGCAATGTCAATGGATTTACATCCTCATCATGCACACATCGAACGCAACTTACCGTTAAGTGCTACTACGGATGACTTCGGAAGACCTATGTTGTTATTAAATGACCGTATGTACCATGACCCTGCTACCGAAAAGCCTGCGCTTGATAGTATAGAAGTTTGGAATTTTATTAATGCTACGCCGTTTATACATCCTATTCATCTTCATTTAATTCAATTTAAAATTCTTGAACGACGACCATTTGACGTGGAACTCTATCAAAATGAAGGAAGGCTAGCATTTACTGGTCCTGCCGAAGAACCGCGTGACTACGAACGAGGTTGGAAAGATACCGTCAAAGCTGATGCAGGGAAGGTCACAAAAATTATTATGCACTGGAAAGACCATATCGGAAATTACATGTGGCATTGCCATTTCCTTGAACATGAGGATCATGATATGATGCGACCTATTCTCGTAATGAAAGATGTGCATCCCGTATCGGAGCCCCATGTTGAAATAGCGCATGTTACAGAAAGCCATAGCACCACAGCAACAACCATTTCAAATCATTCTGACACCACTACCCCATTGTTGAATAATGCTCAAAGTATTACAGCAACGACTGAGCCAACACAGCAAGCATCTATAATGGCTAATAAGCAATTGTCCGTTACGAAGGAAACAGCGACTCATGTTGCAACTCATACACAAAATGTCTCACAGTTTGTACCGCAACCTATTTATCCGTCAAAAACAAGCCAAACACAACCCCATACTGCAAATAGATGGCGTAGAAGACGGTCATAG
- a CDS encoding tetratricopeptide repeat-containing diguanylate cyclase, with translation MELTLEQLNKTILEMRTKGRLTEALTLAEQGLLVAVENDNHRHGLDLFFQKILIHHALGDTLSMVRHIQEYGECCQKYGTKKDFMNYNLVMSLIYDLVGFREKTVEMTKKSIEYATQLKDIKMLVRCYSNLCYLEVENGCYMEALEAAFIARNYNEELAKTLPELAKLQEIRIHNNMADVYILEGDFVTAQALLNQTLNSEIIQNHKREKVAALFGFGFLYEHQHRLEEAVDYYKQAIELAQSYGDNPVTKKVMRMLLNVLYQLDYRNEIFDVQRAYIELSEKMSADNLLQQVMNLEFNRQKESLEKRALFDPLTGVLNRHFLDIELNDWLNEAQACQQYVGVIVLDIDYFKAYNDQYGHLFGDMVLQLLATGLKDFLHNQEAVIIRYGGDEFIICLRHESMLFLNDSIKELHAFMLTLKLEHEYDSYPLKVSLGACLNDQKNYEYIKLFKQADRNLYKAKNNGRANYVISAQ, from the coding sequence TTGGAGTTAACATTAGAACAATTAAACAAAACAATCCTGGAAATGCGGACGAAAGGGCGTTTGACAGAAGCTTTAACGCTTGCTGAACAGGGACTTTTAGTAGCAGTAGAAAATGATAATCATAGGCATGGACTAGATTTATTTTTCCAAAAGATATTAATTCACCATGCTTTAGGTGATACATTAAGCATGGTACGTCATATCCAAGAATATGGGGAGTGCTGCCAAAAGTACGGCACGAAAAAGGACTTTATGAATTACAATCTGGTCATGTCCTTAATCTATGATTTGGTTGGTTTCAGAGAAAAAACGGTGGAAATGACAAAAAAGTCTATTGAATATGCTACACAGCTAAAAGATATTAAAATGCTTGTACGTTGCTATAGCAATCTATGCTATTTAGAAGTTGAAAATGGCTGTTATATGGAGGCTCTTGAAGCGGCTTTTATTGCAAGAAATTATAATGAGGAGCTTGCGAAGACACTTCCTGAATTAGCGAAATTACAAGAGATTCGCATTCATAATAATATGGCGGATGTGTATATTTTAGAGGGCGATTTTGTTACTGCTCAAGCATTGTTGAATCAGACATTGAATTCTGAAATTATTCAAAATCATAAACGAGAAAAGGTAGCCGCATTGTTTGGCTTTGGTTTTTTATACGAGCATCAACATCGACTTGAAGAAGCGGTAGACTATTACAAGCAAGCGATAGAATTAGCGCAATCCTATGGTGATAACCCCGTTACGAAGAAAGTGATGCGCATGCTGTTAAACGTACTTTATCAATTGGATTATCGTAATGAAATCTTTGATGTGCAACGCGCCTATATAGAGCTATCAGAAAAAATGAGTGCAGATAATCTGCTTCAACAGGTGATGAATCTAGAATTTAATCGACAAAAAGAGTCACTGGAAAAAAGGGCGCTATTTGATCCGTTAACAGGTGTCCTAAATCGCCATTTTCTTGATATAGAACTGAATGATTGGTTAAATGAGGCACAGGCATGCCAGCAATATGTCGGTGTAATTGTACTCGATATTGATTATTTTAAAGCATACAATGATCAATATGGCCACTTATTTGGCGATATGGTGTTGCAACTACTTGCTACGGGGTTAAAAGATTTTTTGCATAATCAAGAAGCGGTGATTATACGTTATGGTGGAGATGAATTTATTATTTGTCTTCGACATGAGAGTATGTTGTTTTTAAATGATAGTATAAAAGAATTGCATGCCTTCATGTTAACTTTAAAATTAGAACATGAATATGATAGCTATCCACTAAAAGTTAGTTTAGGTGCCTGTTTGAATGACCAAAAAAATTATGAATATATAAAGCTTTTTAAGCAAGCAGATCGCAACTTGTACAAAGCCAAAAATAACGGGCGCGCCAACTATGTTATTAGTGCGCAATAA
- a CDS encoding DUF5590 domain-containing protein produces MKNWLIFISVFMVSLSLVISILVLWKAEAPFSSIEEKAEQLALDAKALAIVTESYTYNGKNSYVTVFGVDEYGDKKAVFVPTNLEEDSIQEVFLKDGITEKQALSVFKKEGNVQKVLHMKLGYEEAGAVWEITYLNDQDKLNYVYILFKDGDWWKRIKNL; encoded by the coding sequence ATGAAAAACTGGTTGATTTTCATTTCAGTCTTTATGGTTTCCTTATCACTTGTCATTAGTATTTTAGTACTCTGGAAAGCCGAGGCTCCGTTTAGTTCAATTGAAGAAAAGGCTGAACAGTTGGCGCTTGATGCCAAAGCCCTAGCAATTGTCACGGAGTCCTACACATATAATGGCAAAAATTCGTATGTTACTGTATTCGGGGTAGACGAATACGGTGACAAAAAGGCTGTCTTTGTTCCAACGAATCTAGAAGAGGATTCCATTCAGGAAGTATTTTTGAAAGATGGTATTACGGAAAAGCAAGCATTATCGGTTTTTAAAAAAGAAGGAAATGTACAAAAGGTTCTTCATATGAAATTAGGCTATGAGGAGGCTGGAGCTGTTTGGGAAATTACATACCTGAACGATCAAGATAAACTCAACTATGTCTATATTTTGTTTAAGGACGGCGACTGGTGGAAGCGCATTAAGAATTTATAA